ATCGGCATGCAGCCCTCGAAGTAAATTTCCTTCTCGAACTCTTTCACCGGCGCCGTTTCCGCGGCAATGATCGCTTCGTAAAAGACGTTGAACTCCTCCTCGGTCATCGGGCAGTTCAAATAGGCCGCATCGCCTTTATCGTAGCGGGATGCCAAGTACACCTTGCTCATATCGATCGAATCTTTCTCCACGATCGGCGCGGCCGCATCGTAAAAATACAAATATTCTTCCCCCATCAGCTCTTGCAGATGAGCGGACAACGACGGCGAAGTGAGCGGACCGCTGGCGACGACGACGATGCCGTCGGGAAGCCGCTCTACTTCTTCGTTGCGCACTTCGATCAAGGGATGACTCCGCAGCGCTTCCGTAATGTCGCCGGAAAAACCGTCGCGGTCGACAGCCAGCGCCCCTCCGGCCGGCACCGCATTGCGGTCGGCCGAGGACATAATGAGCGAGCCGAGCATCCGCATCTCTTCTTTAAGAACACCGACGGCGTTTGTCAGGCCGTTCGCGCGCAAAGAATTGCTGCAGACAAGCTCGGCGAATTTATCTGTAATGTGGGCGGGGGTTTTGCGAACCGGCCGCATTTCATATAATACGACCGGAACGCCCTGCTTCGCGATTTGCCATGCGGCTTCGCTGCCGGCAAGCCCCGCCCCGATGACGGTTACTTTTTGAACGTCGGACAATGTGTCAATCCTCCTGATTCGCTTCCTCGGCTTCCTCTTTATAATCGCATGCCGTACACTGCAGGTTGACGCCGCTTTTGCTCCGCTTCTCTACCATCAAGGATGAGCAGCTCGGACATGCTTTGCTGACGGGTTTATCCCACGATACGAAATCGCAGCCCGGGTATTGATCGCAGCCGTAAAACACCCGGCCTTTCTTGCTGCGGCGCTCGACCACTTTCCCTTCCTTGCAGGTCGGGCAGGTTACGCCGGTATCCTTCACGATCGGCTTCGTATTGCGGCAGTCCGGGAAACCGGAGCATGCCAGAAACTTGCCGAAGCGGCCGAGCTTGTAGACCATATGTTTGCCGCATTTTTCGCAAACCTCGTCGGAAACCTCGTCCTGGATTTCGATCTTTTCCATTTCTTCCTCGGCGACTTCCAGACGTTTCTCCAAGGAGCTGTAGAACTGCTCCAGCACTTTGACCCAGTCTTCCTTGCCTTCTTCGACATGGTCAAGCTCTTCTTCCATTTGAGCCGTAAACTCGACGTCGAGAATCTCCGGGAAAAATTCGACCATCTGCTCGATAACCAGCTCTCCGAGCTCGGTCGGCACGAACTTTTTGTCCTCGATCGCAACGTACCCGCGCTTTTGGATCGTTTCCAGGGTCGGCGCATACGTGCTCGGTCGTCCGATGCCCATCTCCTCCAACGCCCTCACAAGCCGCGCCTCCGTATACCGTGGAGGGGGCTGGGTGAAATGCTGCTTCGGTTCGATCCGTTCCTTTTTCACCTTGTCTCCCGACTTCAGCGGGGGAAGGAACTTTTCCTCCTCGGTGTTTCCGCCGTCGTCCGTGCCTTCCACATATACCTTCATGAACCCGGGGAATTTGACCTTGGAGCCGACGGCGCGGAAAATCGTAGTGCCCACGACAATATCGACGGTCATCGTATCCATGACGGCGGACGCCATCTGGCTTGCCACGAAACGCTCCCAAATCAGCTTGTAAAGCCGGTATTGGTCGCGGCTCAAATATTCCTTGATCTGCTCCGGCTCGCGGAGCACGGAGCTCGGGCGAATCGCCTCGTGCGCGTCCTGCGCATTGGCCGTTTTCTTCAAATAACTGCGCGGCGTTTCCGGATAATACGCTTCACCGTATTTGGCCGTGATATACTCTTTCGCTTCCTCCTGGGCGACCGGAGAAATCCGCGTCGAATCGGTACGCATATACGTAATCAAACCGACCGTACCTTCGCTGCCGATGTCGATGCCTTCATAAAGCTGCTGGGCGACGGACATCGTCTTGGCTGCGCGAAAGTTCAGCTTGCGTGCCGCCTCCTGCTGCATGGAGCTTGTGATAAACGGCGGAGACGGGTTGCGCAGCCGCTCCTTTTCCTTCACCTCGCGGACGATGAAGGTCTGGCCTTCGATCGCCTTCAGCACCGCCTGCACTTCGGCTTCGTTATGAAGCTCTTTTTTATCGCCGTCCGCCTGGTAAAACTTCGCTTCGAACGAGCTTTGCCCCGCCTTGAGCGAAGCGGTGATCGTCCAGTATTCTTCCGGGACGAACGCTTTGATTTCGTTTTCCCGGTCATAGATCAATTTGACGGCGACGGACTGGACGCGCCCGGCGGATAGCCCCTTTTTTACTTTCTTCCACAATAGCGGGCTGATCTTGTAACCGACCAAACGATCCAAAATACGCCGCGCCTGCTGCGCATTGACCAGATCCTGATTGATTTTGCGCGGAGTCTTGAACGCATCCTTGACGGCCTGTTTCGTAATTTCATTGAAAACGACGCGGCAAGCCTCGTCTTCTCCGAGCTCCAGATAATGCGCCAGATGCCACGCAATCGCTTCCCCTTCGCGGTCAGGGTCCGCTGCGAGATATACTTTTTTTACTTTTTTCCGGGCGTCCTTCAGTTCTTTTAGGACGTTGCCCTTTCCGCGGATCGTGATGTATTTAGGTTCGAAATTTTTTTTAATCTCAACGCCCATCTGGCTTTTTGGCAAGTCGCGAATATGCCCCATGGACGCTTTGACGATAAATTTATTGCCCAAGTATTTGCCTATTGTTTTTGCTTTTGCGGGCGACTCTACAATGACGAGTGAATCTGCCATAGGGTCTTTCCCCCCTCACGATATTAAACTCCGGTGAGCTTCGACATTATATGATTATATAAGCGGAACCGGGCAGCTGCTCGATCCTTTTTTTCAAAAGTAAGGATAACAGAACTGAATGCAAATGTCCAAAGTTAAATTGGCTGAGTGCGAGCAGTTCGTCGAAAGTAACCGGCTCAGCCGATAAAAAAGAGGCGATTGTCCGTTCGTCATCGCTCAGGCATTCTTGGCGGGAATTATCATTAATGTATGTAGTTTCTCCAAACGTCATGCGATGCCGGTACTCTTCCAATATATCTTCGGCGCAAGTGATTAATTTCGCTCCGTTCTTGATCAGAGCGAGCGTTCCCGCGCTTTTCGGAGACGTGATCGGACCCGGCACGGCGAATACGTCCCTGCACGCATCGAGCGCCTGATCGGCCGTGATGAGCGAACCGCTTCGCTCAGCGGCCTCGATGACGGCAACGCCAAGACTCAGTCCGGCGATAATCCGGTTGCGCTGCGGAAACAAACCCGGAAGCGACGGGGTTTGCGGCGGATATTCGGATACGAGCAGACCGCTTTCTTCGATCCGGTGAAACAGGCTGCGATTTTCCGGAGGATAAATGCCGTCGATGCCGCAGCCGAGTACGCCGATCGTGCCGCCGCCTCCTCCGCTCGCGCGCAGCGCTCCGACATGGGCAGACGTGTCGATGCCGCGGGCCAGGCCGCTGACCACGCAGGCGCCGGAGGCGGACAATGACTCCGCCAGCTGCTCCGCGACCTTTTTCCCATAAACGGTAGGATTGCGCGTGCCGACCATGCCGATGCAGGGGCGGCTCATCCTCGCGGCATCGCCTTTCAGATAAAGCACCCACGGCGGCTGAGCGATATGCTTCAGCAGCTCCGGGTAATCGTCATCCCAAGCAGTCATCGCCCGGACGCCAAGCGTACGGTAACGCTGAACTCTCTCCCGCTGCAGCGATGCAAGAAAAGAATTATGCACGGAGACGATTTTGGCAGGAGCGATCCCGAATGCCGCCCAGTCGTCCGACGGAATGTGCGGAAGTTCCTTCAGATCCTGCATGGAATCGACGATGCGCCGGATCGTTTTCCACCCGATGCCGGGGGTCTCGTGTAAAGCGATTAATAAAATACGATCGTCCATAGTATATAACAACTCCTTTGCATATCACAAATTTGACAAGGTCCCCCAGTCCTTCGTACGAAAAAAAGCAACCTTCCATATCCCGATAACGGAATGTGAAAGGTTGCTTACCTTCTTGTCAAAACAACGTATTATTTTTTAGTGATGCATTTTTCGAGAAGACCTTTTTCCTTGAGCACTTCTACAAGTGTGGAGCCCATTTCGGAAGGCGTCGGTGCAACTTTGATGCCGCAGCGCTCCATCGTTGCGACTTTCTCCGCCGCTGTGCCTTTGCCGCCGGAAATGATTGCGCCGGCATGGCCCATCCGTTTTCCCGGAGGCGCGGTTTGACCGCCGATGAAGCCGACAACCGGCTTTTTCATGTTGGCCGCGATCCATTCGGCGGCTTCCTCTTCCGCCGTGCCGCCGATTTCGCCGATCATGATGACCGCGTACGTATCCGGGTCTTCGTTAAACAGCTTGAGGATATCGATGAACTCGGAGCCTTTGACCGGGTCGCCGCCGATGCCGACTGCGGACGATTGGCCGATGCCGCGTGTCGAAAGCTGGTGAACCGCCTCGTAAGTGAGCGTTCCGGAGCGCGAAACGACGCCGACATGACCCGGAGTATGAATATATCCCGGCATGATGCCGATT
The window above is part of the Paenibacillus hamazuiensis genome. Proteins encoded here:
- the trmFO gene encoding FADH(2)-oxidizing methylenetetrahydrofolate--tRNA-(uracil(54)-C(5))-methyltransferase TrmFO produces the protein MSDVQKVTVIGAGLAGSEAAWQIAKQGVPVVLYEMRPVRKTPAHITDKFAELVCSNSLRANGLTNAVGVLKEEMRMLGSLIMSSADRNAVPAGGALAVDRDGFSGDITEALRSHPLIEVRNEEVERLPDGIVVVASGPLTSPSLSAHLQELMGEEYLYFYDAAAPIVEKDSIDMSKVYLASRYDKGDAAYLNCPMTEEEFNVFYEAIIAAETAPVKEFEKEIYFEGCMPIEVMMKRGKQTALFGPMKPVGLVNPHTGQLPYAVVQLRQDNAAGTLYNLVGFQTHLKWGEQKRVFSLIPGLENAEFVRYGVMHRNTFINSPKLLRPTYQFKGRDSLFFAGQMTGVEGYVESAASGLIAGMNAARLARGQECLVLPADTTLGSMAHYITTADFKHFQPMNANFGLFPPLTDKIKNKKLKNEAIARRAIEKIQNFAQNEYNSTCNPAL
- the topA gene encoding type I DNA topoisomerase; this encodes MADSLVIVESPAKAKTIGKYLGNKFIVKASMGHIRDLPKSQMGVEIKKNFEPKYITIRGKGNVLKELKDARKKVKKVYLAADPDREGEAIAWHLAHYLELGEDEACRVVFNEITKQAVKDAFKTPRKINQDLVNAQQARRILDRLVGYKISPLLWKKVKKGLSAGRVQSVAVKLIYDRENEIKAFVPEEYWTITASLKAGQSSFEAKFYQADGDKKELHNEAEVQAVLKAIEGQTFIVREVKEKERLRNPSPPFITSSMQQEAARKLNFRAAKTMSVAQQLYEGIDIGSEGTVGLITYMRTDSTRISPVAQEEAKEYITAKYGEAYYPETPRSYLKKTANAQDAHEAIRPSSVLREPEQIKEYLSRDQYRLYKLIWERFVASQMASAVMDTMTVDIVVGTTIFRAVGSKVKFPGFMKVYVEGTDDGGNTEEEKFLPPLKSGDKVKKERIEPKQHFTQPPPRYTEARLVRALEEMGIGRPSTYAPTLETIQKRGYVAIEDKKFVPTELGELVIEQMVEFFPEILDVEFTAQMEEELDHVEEGKEDWVKVLEQFYSSLEKRLEVAEEEMEKIEIQDEVSDEVCEKCGKHMVYKLGRFGKFLACSGFPDCRNTKPIVKDTGVTCPTCKEGKVVERRSKKGRVFYGCDQYPGCDFVSWDKPVSKACPSCSSLMVEKRSKSGVNLQCTACDYKEEAEEANQED
- the dprA gene encoding DNA-processing protein DprA gives rise to the protein MDDRILLIALHETPGIGWKTIRRIVDSMQDLKELPHIPSDDWAAFGIAPAKIVSVHNSFLASLQRERVQRYRTLGVRAMTAWDDDYPELLKHIAQPPWVLYLKGDAARMSRPCIGMVGTRNPTVYGKKVAEQLAESLSASGACVVSGLARGIDTSAHVGALRASGGGGGTIGVLGCGIDGIYPPENRSLFHRIEESGLLVSEYPPQTPSLPGLFPQRNRIIAGLSLGVAVIEAAERSGSLITADQALDACRDVFAVPGPITSPKSAGTLALIKNGAKLITCAEDILEEYRHRMTFGETTYINDNSRQECLSDDERTIASFLSAEPVTFDELLALSQFNFGHLHSVLLSLLLKKRIEQLPGSAYIII
- the sucD gene encoding succinate--CoA ligase subunit alpha → MSILINKNTKVITQNMTGKTGMFHTKGGLEYGTQMVAGVTPGKGGMDVDFTLENGSTVTLPVYNTVKEAVEKTGATVSVIYVPPAGAADSIMEAVDAELDLVICITEGIPVLDMVKVKRYMEGKKTRLIGPNCPGVITPGECKIGIMPGYIHTPGHVGVVSRSGTLTYEAVHQLSTRGIGQSSAVGIGGDPVKGSEFIDILKLFNEDPDTYAVIMIGEIGGTAEEEAAEWIAANMKKPVVGFIGGQTAPPGKRMGHAGAIISGGKGTAAEKVATMERCGIKVAPTPSEMGSTLVEVLKEKGLLEKCITKK